From the genome of Phlebotomus papatasi isolate M1 chromosome 2, Ppap_2.1, whole genome shotgun sequence:
TCCCTGATACTAAAGTACCATCCGGACAAGAGGACTCCAGACAATAAGGCAGACACTGAGGACAGTTTTCATTCGATAGACACTGCTTATAAAATCCTGAGAGATCCAGAAAGCCGAAAAATCTACGATGCTGAATTGCTACAGAAGGAATTCTCCGAGAGACCGTTTGTTTTAGAAACTGTCCACAGAAGGGAATTCACTCGAGATGAAGAGTGTGGCTATTTCATGACCAGGAAGTGTCGCTGTGGGAGCGGCTACACACTCCCTGAAAAAGAATACCTTCGAAACGAAAGTTTTTACATTACCTGCAGCGAATGTTCTCTTGTAATACTTGTTGTATCCGACCAATgatctgataaatattttacccattttacaataaaatttaatttttaatagtatttttttgttttttttttatattgagaTTTTGGAGACTTTCTCGTTTTAGCCTAGACACCTTTGGAGACTTGTATTTGTCATCGAATTGTCAAACAAATTGGATGACGCAGAAGTGAGAAAAATTTTTCtgagtttgcaaaaaaaaaaaacagatcagAGAAATCATGGATTTTGGTGATAATTTCGAGCAACAGGAAATTGATCCGGCTGCAGAGTTCCTTGCCCGGGAACAGAGTGCCCTGGCTGGACTCGAGGATGACCTCAATCCACCAGCAGCAGTGCCACAAGTGAAGACAGAAGGTAAAAAATGGGCGTTTCAGGGCCCCATTTCCCGGACAATAAACTccacagattttttttactgttaaaTATGAGGGAATTGCAAGATTTTTGCACATATTCTGTCCCCAGAAACACAATCTtcctgctctctctctctctctctaccaTATAAATGTGTGCAGCCTTTTCTCATCCCAAAAAACTTCCATTGCAGATgcgataaaaatttatttaataaaaaaatcggtGTAATTTTATGTGCTTTCTCTGTGGAAcggattttttctttgtttttttcttttataatttcttttttcatgTAGACAATGGCACACTGGAGTCATCCGAGAGCTTTGAAATGATCAATAACATTGAGTCTCACGAGCAGACTAACGTCAAtggtaaaataattattttaattcaattcctCTCTCCCCCATAAATTCATTCATCCTCCCCCTCAATTCACATAGAAACATCTTCCGGGCTAAAATCACAAAAGATCAAATTctaatcatgtttttttttgtcactttTGGGACACAAAAAGTGCATGTTCGATGTGATTTCTTGTGTCGCATCTCAAGCTCGCATTGCATTTTCCTCATCAGAAACATCTtcatttgaacaaattttcttattttcgacACTCAAAGAAATCATTATTCACTTATCAAATAATAGAAATGATAGAAAAGAATGACTTGGAGGATAATTTGTGGTCCAGGTGCTGGCAACTTGGTCATTTCTAATCGCTTTTGCTTCAAGCTAGTTTtgccaatttgacaaaaatttgtcaaaatgatattttcttcaaattaaattttgtgagaaaaagtttgtcaaattgggaaagaacatctttttgacaaaattttaaaaagactcGATTGCTTTGCAAGTCTTTtgctttatggcctctacacattgggagcaatttttgtcaaaaatggcttttttgaaggaaattccctgcagcgttgtaggatgaaacgtcaaatttctgtcaaaaacgcaatttttgacgaaaattgctcccaatgtgtagacgcctttagggcagaatcacattgacagtaaaatgctcaccgtcaccgtcaaaactctcaccgtatttcgttgatttacacattttcattgcaattcttgctcaaattttccattacgatattaccttgtctcatactcggtggcactaggtgaaaatagtataagaaaattgaataaataaagcgaaaatgcgataaacggtaagcaaaaaaaaactgggatttttttgctacagtttttcgtaaagttttttttgctcaccgtttatcgcattttcgttttatttcttcaattttcttatattattttcaactagtgccaccgagtatgagataatgtaacacggtaattgagaatttgtgtaagaattgcaataaaaatgcgtaaatcaacgaaatatgGTGAggactttgacggtgacggtgagcatttgactgtcaatgtgattctgcccttatgctTAAAGGCCtgtacacattgggagcaatttttgtcaaaaattgcttttttgaaggaaattccctgcagcgttgtagggggaaacgtcaaatttctgtcaaaaacgcaatttttgacgaaaattgctcccaatgtgtagacgccttatgcttaaaaaaaaaataattttctgtatTGAACGCTATCAAACTAATAAACCACGCCTTATCTTCTTTACACCCCGCCCCTgtagtatttaaaaaataacacgcCCCGTTGAATATACAGAGGCAGGCTATTGCAGGGGTTCTGGGATTACCAAAACTTtcggatttaaaaaaaactacgatAATTTACGattctcaattaaaaaaatattatacacgGTATACACGTAAGAGATAAagccaggggcctctcgacattcatttttccatacgtttttgcatagaggcactgatgtctattatcaaattttttcctgaaaagaattgacttatcagtcagaaatatttcgaaatagtacgttaaaagctatctaaaaatacaaatttcataatgttcgccgaaataatacaagaactacgatcAAATTTGTTTAGGtcacggtgcaatatctgcaaaatttttacaaagaaaagtgaaaaatggcttcacttttttattaggcttgatgggcccctggataAAGCAATAAGTGACTAGGTACAATAAATAAACTTGACTTCAAAGGGGCGTGAAATGAGGCATATCTCTGTTTTCGGAggcatccaaaatcccgaaagccaaaatccgcaatgttcaaaatcctgaaagggatgaaattatagggaggataatgtgtagaatagtttctcaagacacagaaaatttccctttgcccccagcaagagcgggtgcaatcgtgggaactagtagctatgacatttcaagaattcgggattttggctttcgggattttgaccgagaccccTCTGTTTTATCCTTTGGCCAGAACATTTGGACTTgtcttcaatatttatttttctttcgtaCTTTGTTATTTAAATCTTATTGAATAGAAAGGGGAGTGGCCAATTTTTTGATATGTGTATTGTGTAGAGacggtgtctacacattggagctgatttcatcaagaattatttaaaaaatttttgaaagaaaaaatcctatttttaaaagaatttttgaagaaaaaagtcttcaaaatagggtggaatcaccacttctcgccagtgccccacttctcgccacgtatattgaaatcgctatttttcgcgatttatgaaataaatgagccgcaaagttacttgtatttttttgctgctacgtatagagtcgaaaaacactaattttttattttgaatttaaatgtttgagtattttttagaggaacattttaagcaagtgcatcgaatccaatatttcttaccaaatatagtaaatgtcatgaaacttttattgaacaaaatttaatttttgaataagcaATTTGCCTATTggacatttaattacattcagcgcatacataaaatttgtatttagttaattaatatttcattttatttaatttttatgtaaaaatgagctatGGCGgtaagtggtaatattctaaaattaattcaccacctgtcgccatagcttttgAATAGgggacgctaacttcacttcatagattctcagttgtcaaatctgctttgtttactttctgcaacagtataataatttgatttctcaaataaaagtgaagaaaaatcatttaatgtgagtaataataaggtaattatgaggaaaaagaaatgctgaatgtattctttgcataatactgcccaaaataatcgagttcgaacctttccaagtgggtggcgagaagtggttacagagctggcgaaaagtggtaaaaagtggcgacgaagtggttatttttgcattgttaataaaaaccaGTTTTTTAGCTACTCCTgagttaaattgtaggacaattgttttgacgaatctagagtcaATATATCTAAGCAGCTTTgtatcaaatttgagttatctaaTGAttaggggtcaaaagttataatacaattaatttcactttttcctaaaactggcgataagtggttactccaccctacgtttattttcttcaaacatttttgacagattactaaaatatttccaaatgtCTTGCTCTTGTgaatgtttttcatgaaaatttgttatttcacTGCTGGAAAAGTAAGAAAAGTATTTATGGAAGTTCCTTGGGACAGTATTTAGgagaaattttatggaaaatcttttaaatatgCGAAGGAGTAGTTTTTTTCTGGAGTTGTCGCTTCTAGTGGAACCCAACCCAGTTTTATAGGAGGAAATAGAATTATTGAATTTCCGAAATTCGCAAACATAACCGCAAAACTTTGTCTTTCTtttcaatttacaaatattGTGTGATACTCGCAGTTTTCTTTGAGCAAAAGTTGTTTTTTCGTGATAATCTCAAGAACACTTTCAAGAGAAAAATCCCAGAAACTACCCGGAGAACTGAATTTGTACCTAGGAGCTGCATTGCGAGTAGAGCAGAAGGTGCTGTCAATGTTTCTGCTCCTGATTACAGGTTCTTCCCCTGATCCAGACCCCTATCCACAAGTTTTCCTCCAATCTTCCTAATGTCCTGAAAATTTGCAGAAAGAGTTATTCAAAGGTATTGGCAGGGGCATGATATTTTcaatgttttccatatgtttctagcgagccgaaaaaattttagagtttattagctgttttttgtcattgtagaatgaattagtaaaaaatactaatacaaaataaaagccaatttaataacgaagacgcaaccaaaaaccccaaattggcaacctacgtagttttggagatatcttgtgaaatgtgtacgaaaacaggaaaaaaattacactaaactagtctcatttttcagagctaatgtcaccccacTGGGTATCGGTGATATTTTAAGCAACAGCTTATTGCAcatgcatatttagaagattttccacaaaaatttactaaatactTTCCCAAGGAAGTTCCACAAacacaacaaattttcatgaaaagcaaTCTCGAaggattttctttcaaaaattctgtcaaaaatgactgatgaaatttattccaatgtgtagtgTGTAattcctttcaaaaatttttgatgggaaTTGTCTTGAATTGGatgtgatttttgaagaaatttgccTACattattagacaaattttcttcagaaatctttctttttgtcaaaaattcataccaatgtgtaggcaaatTATTTGAAGCACACTTTTTGaggctcatttttgatagaaatttctcagTGTAGACAACTTAAcgcattaatttttattgcataCCTTTAAAAATTGGTCTTTTTATTAATATCTCTGCAATTAATCAATTTAGCTTTGCAGGAAAATATTGGAATGCTTTTTAATATTAGTCGCATTAGAATGAAACATATCCCTTTTTAAACTTTCcgtattttatttcataaaaataaatatttactcaaTGCAAAGATATAGAAAAATTCTCTCTTTTTGCTACTAATGCCAAAAGTAAGGCCACTTTTCAGAGAACTGCAAAAATCTTCCAAGTCACTTCATTGCCgcattattcatttattttcttttgtcacaaagagtaaaatatttttaaaaaaaaatgattttatatctttaatttttgttgtgcatgtgtaaaagaaaccatttttttgtttttattttctcagaAGATGATTCTAACGATTTCGAAATTAGCTATCGTTCAGGTGAGAAAACAACCTCTCAGTACATTTTCCTCcctttttgatctttttttgtttgttcttTCTTTTTTGTCGATGTGCTTCTtgttttggcaaaatttttcaaaagttttttttttagagatttttccaAATGtagagattttggtttttggatggGGGATTGGGAATGA
Proteins encoded in this window:
- the LOC129805029 gene encoding dnaJ homolog subfamily B member 8-like; protein product: MSDIKRNYYEVLGCSKEASPEELKKSYQSLILKYHPDKRTPDNKADTEDSFHSIDTAYKILRDPESRKIYDAELLQKEFSERPLDTFGDLYLSSNCQTNWMTQK